One genomic window of Trichlorobacter lovleyi includes the following:
- a CDS encoding circularly permuted type 2 ATP-grasp protein: MPPLSNPASSGPKTSYHEFYADDFSPRDHYRLLWDHIRATGNNALETKDHESQLALQTEGVTFTVYGESEEGIERIWPFDLIPRIITAAEWVRIESGLKQRVRALNLFLEDLYGEQKIIKDGVIPPELIYQGKDFRREIVGIVPPRGIYTHISGIDIIRDEQGDFLILEDNLRTPSGVSYMIENRVIERRILPEFFNKYRVRRVEHYPSLLLDALRCLSPRGKGTAEIVLLTPGIYNSAYFEHTFLAKEMGIELAEGRDMVTINDIVYLKTTKGLKRVDVIYRRIDDDYLDPLIFRSDSSLGIAGVINAWRAGNVAIVNAPGSGIADDKAVYPFVPDIIRYYLGQQPILKNVPTYQMTNVTDREYVFDNMERMVVKAVSESGGYGMLMGPSSTPALRKEFMDRVLENPRNYIAQPVVYLSRHICYMDGELEARHLDLRPFVIYGEDIQVVPGGLTRVALRKGSLVVNSSQGGGSKDTWVLAE; this comes from the coding sequence ATGCCGCCACTTTCCAACCCGGCCAGCTCCGGACCCAAAACGTCCTACCACGAATTCTATGCTGACGACTTCAGTCCCCGCGACCACTACCGTCTGCTCTGGGATCATATCCGCGCCACCGGCAACAATGCCCTGGAGACCAAGGATCATGAATCCCAGCTGGCACTGCAGACCGAAGGGGTCACCTTTACGGTCTACGGCGAGAGCGAAGAGGGGATCGAGCGGATCTGGCCCTTTGACCTGATCCCCCGTATCATAACTGCAGCGGAATGGGTGCGGATAGAATCCGGCCTCAAGCAGCGGGTCAGGGCGCTCAACCTGTTTCTGGAAGACCTCTACGGCGAGCAGAAGATCATCAAGGATGGCGTGATCCCGCCGGAACTGATCTACCAGGGCAAGGACTTCCGGCGTGAGATCGTCGGCATCGTCCCGCCGCGCGGCATCTACACCCATATCAGCGGTATCGATATTATCCGCGATGAGCAGGGTGACTTCCTGATCCTGGAAGACAACCTGCGCACCCCTTCAGGGGTCTCCTACATGATTGAAAACCGGGTAATCGAGCGTCGCATCCTGCCAGAGTTCTTCAACAAATACCGGGTGCGGCGGGTTGAGCACTACCCGTCACTGCTGCTGGATGCCCTGCGCTGCCTCTCGCCCCGCGGCAAAGGAACAGCCGAGATTGTGCTGCTGACCCCCGGCATCTACAACTCGGCCTATTTCGAACATACCTTCCTGGCCAAGGAGATGGGGATCGAGCTGGCTGAAGGCCGCGACATGGTCACCATCAACGACATCGTCTATCTCAAGACCACCAAAGGATTGAAAAGGGTGGATGTGATCTACCGCCGGATTGATGACGATTATCTTGATCCGCTGATCTTCCGCTCCGACTCATCACTGGGGATTGCCGGGGTGATCAATGCCTGGCGGGCCGGTAATGTGGCCATCGTGAATGCACCGGGCAGCGGTATTGCCGATGACAAGGCGGTCTACCCCTTTGTGCCGGATATCATCCGCTACTACCTGGGACAGCAGCCGATCCTCAAGAATGTCCCCACCTATCAGATGACCAATGTGACCGACCGGGAGTATGTCTTTGACAACATGGAACGGATGGTGGTCAAGGCGGTCAGTGAATCCGGCGGCTACGGCATGCTGATGGGGCCCTCCTCCACCCCGGCCCTGCGCAAGGAATTTATGGACCGGGTGCTGGAAAATCCCCGCAACTACATCGCCCAGCCGGTGGTCTATCTCTCACGGCATATCTGCTACATGGACGGAGAACTGGAGGCACGCCACCTGGATCTGCGGCCGTTTGTGATCTATGGTGAG